The Streptomyces sp. HUAS CB01 genome has a segment encoding these proteins:
- the qcrA gene encoding cytochrome bc1 complex Rieske iron-sulfur subunit, with protein MSSQDIPEETLPSEQDHAHGAVATKDPFADPGLPAHRPRIQDIDERAAKRSERTVALLFTVSMLSTVAFIAAYVIFPVDKIVYIWPFGHVSALNFALGVTLGVALFCIGAGAVHWARTLMSDQELVDERHPIEAPPEVKAKVLADFAAGAEESGFGRRKLIRNTLFGALAMVPLSGVVLLRDLGPLPEDKLRHTLWAKGKQLINMNTHEPLRPEDVTVGSLTFAMPEGLSEHDHSFQTEIAKAALMIVRIQPEDIKDKRELEWSHEGIVAFSKICTHVGCPISLYEQQTHHVLCPCHQSTFDLSDGARVIFGPAGHALPQLRIGVNDEGFLEALGDFDEPVGPAFWERG; from the coding sequence ATGAGTAGCCAAGACATTCCCGAAGAGACCCTGCCCTCCGAGCAGGACCACGCGCACGGCGCCGTGGCGACGAAGGACCCCTTCGCCGACCCGGGCCTCCCGGCCCACCGGCCGCGGATCCAGGACATCGACGAGCGGGCCGCCAAGCGGTCCGAGCGCACGGTCGCCCTGCTGTTCACCGTGTCGATGCTGTCGACGGTCGCGTTCATCGCGGCGTACGTGATCTTCCCGGTCGACAAGATCGTCTACATCTGGCCGTTCGGTCACGTCAGCGCGCTGAACTTCGCGCTGGGCGTGACCCTCGGTGTGGCCCTGTTCTGCATCGGCGCGGGCGCGGTCCACTGGGCCCGCACCCTGATGTCCGACCAGGAGCTGGTGGACGAGCGTCACCCGATCGAGGCCCCGCCGGAGGTCAAGGCCAAGGTTCTGGCCGACTTCGCCGCGGGTGCGGAGGAGTCCGGCTTCGGCCGGCGCAAGCTGATCCGCAACACCCTCTTCGGTGCGCTGGCCATGGTGCCGCTGTCCGGAGTGGTGCTGCTGCGCGACCTCGGTCCGCTGCCGGAGGACAAGCTCCGCCACACGCTGTGGGCCAAGGGCAAGCAGCTCATCAACATGAACACGCACGAGCCGCTGCGTCCCGAGGACGTGACCGTGGGTTCGCTGACCTTCGCCATGCCCGAGGGCCTCAGCGAGCACGACCACAGCTTCCAGACCGAGATCGCCAAGGCCGCCCTGATGATCGTCCGGATCCAGCCGGAGGACATCAAGGACAAGCGCGAGCTCGAGTGGTCCCACGAGGGCATCGTCGCGTTCTCGAAGATCTGCACCCACGTGGGCTGCCCGATCTCCCTGTACGAGCAGCAGACGCACCACGTGCTCTGCCCGTGCCACCAGTCCACCTTCGACCTCTCCGACGGCGCCCGCGTCATCTTCGGCCCGGCCGGTCACGCCCTTCCGCAGCTGCGGATCGGTGTGAATGACGAAGGCTTCCTCGAAGCGCTCGGCGACTTCGACGAGCCCGTCGGTCCTGCCTTCTGGGAGCGCGGATGA
- the ctaD gene encoding aa3-type cytochrome oxidase subunit I, with amino-acid sequence MSILNEPQGAATADDSYENELPVRRRQPGNVVVKWLTTTDHKTIGTLYLATSFFFFCIGGVMALFMRAELARPGTQIMSNEQFNQAFTMHGTVMLLMFATPLFAGFANWIMPLQIGAPDVAFPRLNMFAYWLYLFGSLIAVGGFLTPNGAADFGWFAYSPLSDAVRSPGVGADLWIMGLAFSGFGTILGSVNFITTIICMRAPGMTMFRMPIFTWNVLLTGVLVLLAFPVLAAALFALEADRKFGAHIFDAANGGALLWQHLFWFFGHPEVYIIALPFFGIVSEIIPVFSRKPMFGYIGLVAATIAIAGLSVTVWAHHMYVTGGVLLPFFSFMTFLIAVPTGVKFFNWIGTMWKGSLSFETPMLWTIGFLITFTFGGLTGVILASPPMDFHVSDSYFVVAHFHYVVFGTVVFAMFAGFHFWWPKFTGKMLDERLGKITFWTLFIGFHGTFLVQHWLGAEGMPRRYADYLAADGFTALNTISTISSFLLGLSILPFVYNVWKTAKYGKKIEVDDPWGYGRSLEWATSCPPPRHNFLTLPRIRSESPAFDLHHPEIAALDQLDHAGHGAITADKEAGK; translated from the coding sequence GTGAGCATCCTCAACGAACCCCAGGGTGCCGCGACGGCCGACGACTCGTACGAGAACGAGCTCCCCGTCCGGCGCCGGCAGCCCGGCAACGTGGTCGTGAAGTGGCTCACCACCACCGACCACAAGACGATCGGCACGCTCTACCTGGCGACCTCGTTCTTCTTCTTCTGCATCGGCGGCGTCATGGCGCTCTTCATGCGCGCCGAGCTCGCCCGTCCGGGCACGCAGATCATGTCGAACGAGCAGTTCAACCAGGCGTTCACGATGCACGGCACCGTGATGCTGCTGATGTTCGCGACGCCGCTGTTCGCCGGATTCGCCAACTGGATCATGCCGCTGCAGATCGGCGCGCCCGACGTGGCGTTCCCGCGGCTGAACATGTTCGCGTACTGGCTCTACCTCTTCGGCTCGCTCATCGCGGTGGGCGGCTTCCTCACCCCGAACGGTGCGGCCGACTTCGGCTGGTTCGCCTACTCCCCGCTGTCGGACGCCGTCCGCTCGCCGGGTGTCGGCGCCGATCTGTGGATCATGGGTCTGGCCTTCTCCGGCTTCGGCACGATCCTCGGCTCGGTCAACTTCATCACCACGATCATCTGCATGCGCGCCCCGGGCATGACGATGTTCCGCATGCCGATCTTCACCTGGAACGTGCTGCTGACCGGTGTGCTGGTCCTGCTGGCCTTCCCGGTGCTGGCCGCCGCCCTGTTCGCCCTGGAGGCGGACCGCAAGTTCGGCGCCCACATCTTCGACGCGGCCAACGGCGGCGCGTTGCTGTGGCAACACCTCTTCTGGTTCTTCGGCCATCCGGAGGTGTACATCATCGCGCTGCCGTTCTTCGGCATCGTCTCCGAGATCATTCCGGTGTTCAGCCGCAAGCCGATGTTCGGCTACATCGGCCTGGTGGCCGCGACCATCGCGATCGCCGGTCTGTCCGTGACCGTGTGGGCCCACCACATGTACGTCACCGGCGGGGTGCTGCTGCCGTTCTTCTCCTTCATGACCTTCCTGATCGCGGTACCGACCGGTGTGAAGTTCTTCAACTGGATCGGCACCATGTGGAAGGGCTCGTTGTCCTTCGAGACCCCGATGCTCTGGACGATCGGCTTCCTGATCACCTTCACCTTCGGTGGTCTGACCGGCGTCATCCTGGCCTCGCCCCCGATGGACTTCCACGTCTCCGACTCGTACTTCGTCGTCGCGCACTTCCACTACGTCGTCTTCGGCACCGTGGTCTTCGCGATGTTCGCCGGATTCCACTTCTGGTGGCCGAAGTTCACCGGCAAGATGCTGGACGAGCGCCTCGGCAAGATCACGTTCTGGACGCTGTTCATCGGCTTCCACGGCACGTTCCTGGTCCAGCACTGGCTGGGCGCCGAGGGCATGCCGCGGCGTTACGCGGACTACCTGGCCGCCGACGGCTTCACCGCGCTGAACACCATCTCGACGATCAGCTCGTTCCTGCTCGGCCTGTCGATCCTCCCGTTCGTCTACAACGTGTGGAAGACGGCCAAGTACGGCAAGAAGATCGAGGTCGACGACCCGTGGGGCTACGGCCGTTCGCTCGAATGGGCGACGTCCTGCCCGCCGCCGCGGCACAACTTCCTCACCCTGCCGCGGATCCGCTCCGAATCCCCGGCCTTCGATCTGCACCACCCGGAGATCGCGGCTCTCGACCAGCTCGACCACGCCGGTCACGGTGCCATCACCGCTGACAAGGAGGCCGGCAAGTGA
- a CDS encoding L,D-transpeptidase translates to MNDTPRKRTVASCTVLALALGAGVTACSGQDSHPLSARPYDAARQVAFNAPPSGTKADPDKPLVVTAKGKDGRITDVTAVDTAGRYLAGELSANGARWRSTGPLAAGTRYTVKVSTENGGGAPGVRTLTFETASPKRLLGVELGPKTGTYGVGQPVIAELNHPVAAKADRAAVERSLKVTSSPEVEGAWHWVDDKKLHYRPKEYWPAGASVEVRSNLDGVKVGDRLYGGPTKPLKLTIGDRVEAVTDASTHQMTVKRNGEVINTIPVTTGKPGFSTRNGVKVVLGKEYFVRMRGTSIGIPVGSAESYDLPVYYATRVTWSGEYVHAAPWSVGSQGYANVSHGCTGMSTGNAAWFFRTVREGDIVKVVNSLGAPMDPFGNGFGDWNLEWDEWRAGSALLEGTRDGSSAADVARLRPRV, encoded by the coding sequence ATGAACGACACGCCGCGCAAGCGCACCGTAGCGAGCTGCACCGTGCTCGCCCTGGCCCTCGGGGCCGGGGTGACCGCGTGCAGCGGCCAGGACAGCCACCCGTTGTCGGCGAGGCCGTACGACGCGGCGCGTCAGGTCGCCTTCAACGCGCCCCCCTCGGGCACCAAGGCGGATCCGGACAAGCCCCTGGTGGTCACCGCCAAGGGCAAGGACGGCCGGATCACGGACGTCACCGCCGTCGACACCGCCGGTCGCTATCTGGCGGGCGAACTCTCCGCGAACGGGGCGAGATGGCGCTCCACGGGCCCTCTCGCGGCCGGAACGCGCTACACCGTCAAGGTCTCCACGGAGAACGGCGGCGGCGCTCCCGGCGTCCGTACGCTCACTTTCGAGACCGCCTCCCCGAAGCGGCTCCTGGGCGTGGAACTGGGTCCGAAGACGGGCACGTACGGGGTCGGCCAGCCCGTCATCGCCGAGCTCAACCACCCCGTGGCAGCCAAGGCCGACCGGGCCGCGGTCGAACGGTCCCTCAAGGTCACCTCGTCCCCCGAGGTCGAGGGCGCCTGGCACTGGGTGGACGACAAGAAGCTGCACTACCGCCCGAAGGAGTACTGGCCCGCCGGCGCCTCCGTCGAGGTGCGCAGCAACCTGGACGGCGTGAAGGTCGGAGACCGGCTGTACGGCGGTCCCACGAAGCCCCTGAAGCTGACCATCGGCGACCGCGTGGAGGCCGTCACCGACGCCTCCACGCACCAGATGACGGTCAAGCGCAACGGGGAAGTGATCAACACCATTCCGGTGACCACCGGCAAGCCGGGCTTCTCCACGCGCAACGGCGTCAAGGTGGTGCTCGGCAAGGAGTACTTCGTCCGTATGCGCGGTACCAGCATCGGCATCCCGGTGGGCAGCGCGGAGTCCTACGACCTGCCCGTCTACTACGCGACGCGGGTCACCTGGAGCGGTGAGTACGTCCACGCCGCGCCGTGGTCCGTCGGCTCCCAGGGGTACGCGAACGTCAGCCACGGCTGCACCGGCATGTCCACCGGCAACGCGGCCTGGTTCTTCAGGACCGTCCGTGAGGGTGACATCGTCAAGGTCGTCAACAGCCTGGGTGCCCCGATGGACCCGTTCGGGAACGGCTTCGGCGACTGGAACCTCGAATGGGACGAATGGCGCGCCGGCAGCGCGCTGCTGGAGGGCACCCGGGACGGCAGCAGCGCGGCCGACGTCGCACGGCTGCGCCCCCGGGTCTGA
- the ctaE gene encoding aa3-type cytochrome oxidase subunit III encodes MSVVATATTVETGHAHPSVNRPNLTSVGTIIWLSSELMFFAALFAMYFTLRSVTGAEYWAERASTLNFPFSATNTTILVLSSLTCQLGVFAAERGDVKKLRTWFVITFVMGAIFIGGQVFEYTELVKHEGLSLSSDPYGSVFYLTTGFHGLHVTGGLIAFLLVLGRTYAARRFTHEQATAAIVVSYYWHFVDVVWIGLFATIYMIK; translated from the coding sequence ATGTCGGTCGTGGCGACAGCAACGACAGTAGAAACCGGGCACGCGCACCCGTCGGTCAATCGGCCGAACCTCACCAGCGTCGGAACCATCATCTGGCTGAGTTCCGAGCTGATGTTCTTCGCGGCCCTCTTCGCGATGTACTTCACCCTGCGATCGGTGACGGGTGCCGAGTACTGGGCAGAACGGGCTTCGACCCTGAACTTCCCCTTCTCGGCGACCAACACCACGATCCTGGTGCTCTCCTCCCTCACCTGCCAGCTCGGCGTCTTCGCCGCCGAGCGCGGTGACGTGAAGAAGCTCCGCACCTGGTTCGTGATCACGTTCGTGATGGGTGCGATCTTCATCGGCGGCCAGGTGTTCGAGTACACCGAGCTGGTCAAGCACGAGGGTCTCTCGCTCTCGTCGGACCCGTACGGCTCGGTCTTCTACCTGACCACCGGCTTCCACGGTCTGCACGTGACGGGCGGTCTCATCGCCTTCCTGCTCGTTCTCGGCAGGACGTACGCGGCCCGGAGATTCACCCACGAGCAGGCAACCGCCGCCATCGTCGTGTCCTACTACTGGCACTTCGTCGATGTCGTCTGGATCGGCCTCTTCGCCACGATCTACATGATCAAGTAG
- a CDS encoding cytochrome c oxidase subunit 4, whose protein sequence is MKIQGRMFIWLSVFILAMAILYGVWSKEPAGTTALFLAFGLSIMIGYYLAFTARRVDAMAQDDKEADVADEAGEVGFFSPHSWQPLSLAFGGALAFLSVAMGWWIMYFSAPLILVGVFGWVFEYYRGENQNQ, encoded by the coding sequence GTGAAGATCCAAGGCAGGATGTTCATCTGGCTGAGCGTCTTCATCCTCGCCATGGCCATCCTCTACGGCGTGTGGTCGAAGGAGCCGGCCGGTACGACCGCGCTCTTCCTGGCCTTCGGCCTGAGCATCATGATCGGCTACTACCTGGCCTTCACGGCCCGGCGAGTGGACGCCATGGCACAGGACGACAAGGAGGCCGACGTCGCGGACGAGGCCGGTGAGGTCGGCTTCTTCTCGCCGCACAGCTGGCAGCCGCTCTCCCTCGCGTTCGGCGGTGCGCTGGCCTTCCTGTCCGTCGCGATGGGCTGGTGGATCATGTACTTCTCGGCCCCGCTGATCCTGGTCGGCGTTTTCGGCTGGGTGTTCGAGTACTACCGCGGAGAGAACCAGAACCAGTAG
- the qcrC gene encoding cytochrome bc1 complex diheme cytochrome c subunit — MKKLSARRRHPLAAVVVLLLALAATGGLYAAFAPADKAQADETAQSLAIEEGKKLYTVGCASCHGTGGQGTSDGPSLIGVGSAAVDFQVGTGRMPAQQPGAQVPKKKNIYSQAEIDQLAAYISSLGPGPVTPTEKQYNPEGANIARGGDLFRTNCAQCHNFTGEGGALTNGKYAPNLEGVSPKHIYEAMQTGPQNMPSFPDTTMPEQEKRDIIAYIQTVNSGEAETPGGLSLGGLGPVSEGLFAWVFGLGALIATAIWVAAHTAKAKKS; from the coding sequence GTGAAAAAGCTCTCCGCACGACGACGCCATCCTCTGGCGGCGGTCGTCGTCCTACTCCTCGCGCTGGCGGCCACTGGGGGGCTGTACGCCGCGTTCGCACCCGCGGACAAGGCGCAGGCCGATGAAACCGCCCAGTCCCTCGCCATCGAGGAGGGCAAGAAGCTCTACACCGTCGGCTGCGCCAGCTGCCACGGAACCGGCGGTCAGGGCACCTCCGACGGGCCGTCCCTGATCGGCGTGGGTTCTGCCGCTGTGGACTTCCAGGTCGGCACCGGCCGTATGCCCGCCCAGCAGCCGGGCGCCCAGGTGCCGAAGAAGAAGAACATCTACTCGCAGGCCGAGATCGACCAGCTCGCGGCGTACATCTCCTCCCTGGGCCCGGGTCCGGTCACGCCGACCGAGAAGCAGTACAACCCCGAGGGTGCCAACATCGCCCGCGGCGGTGACCTCTTCCGCACCAACTGCGCCCAGTGCCACAACTTCACGGGTGAGGGCGGTGCGCTGACGAACGGCAAGTACGCCCCGAACCTCGAGGGCGTGAGCCCGAAGCACATCTACGAGGCCATGCAGACCGGCCCGCAGAACATGCCGTCCTTCCCCGACACGACGATGCCGGAGCAGGAGAAGCGCGACATCATCGCGTACATCCAGACGGTGAACAGCGGCGAGGCGGAGACCCCGGGCGGACTGAGCCTCGGTGGGCTCGGTCCCGTCAGCGAGGGACTGTTCGCCTGGGTGTTCGGTCTGGGTGCGCTGATCGCCACTGCCATCTGGGTCGCGGCCCACACCGCTAAGGCCAAGAAGTCATGA
- a CDS encoding aminotransferase class V-fold PLP-dependent enzyme has protein sequence MSVRPHAVETVIAAVPAANAPVDNDPCCAAPLPVLGRDVTVPLVTGGEVTYAALDYAASAPALQRVWDDVSAYAPYYGSVHRGAGYLSQLSTDLFENSRATVHAFLDCRADDQVVFTRSTTDSLNLLAGALPDGCEVFVFETEHHASLLPWANARVTYLNAPRTRGEAVRTLETALAGRDPHGPALVCVTGASNVTGEVWPVRELAATAHAHGARIVLDAAQLAPHHPVSVRDLDVDWVAFSGHKLYAPFGSGVLAGRADWLQEADPYLAGGGASRKVSRRTDGGVDVEWHTTAARHEAGSPNVIGVYAIASACKALTEAGFDALVERERHLVARVTAGLAEVPEVRVLSLFGDDDPGSAGESSRVGVVSFVVAGWNSSHFAAALSAEYGIGVRDGLFCAHPLVRTLLGGDPQEVGECGAPEAETGERSAVAEGRERSLNAIRVSFGAGTPDEHVERFVRAVKELVRNGAQWNYRTEDGRCVPAV, from the coding sequence ATGTCCGTGCGCCCGCACGCCGTCGAAACCGTCATCGCCGCCGTCCCCGCCGCCAACGCCCCCGTCGACAACGACCCCTGCTGTGCCGCCCCGTTGCCGGTGCTCGGCCGGGACGTCACCGTGCCGCTCGTCACCGGTGGCGAAGTCACCTACGCCGCCCTCGACTACGCGGCCAGCGCGCCGGCCCTGCAGCGCGTGTGGGACGACGTGTCCGCGTACGCCCCGTACTACGGCAGCGTCCACCGCGGCGCCGGTTACCTCTCGCAGCTGTCCACCGATCTGTTCGAGAACAGCCGGGCCACGGTCCACGCGTTCCTGGACTGCCGCGCCGACGACCAGGTCGTGTTCACCCGGTCGACGACCGACTCGCTGAACCTGCTGGCCGGTGCGCTGCCCGACGGCTGCGAGGTCTTCGTCTTCGAGACCGAGCACCACGCCTCCCTGCTGCCGTGGGCGAACGCGCGCGTGACGTACCTGAACGCCCCGCGCACCCGGGGCGAAGCGGTGCGGACGCTGGAGACGGCCCTCGCCGGCCGCGACCCCCACGGCCCCGCCCTGGTCTGTGTCACCGGCGCCTCCAACGTCACCGGTGAGGTGTGGCCCGTACGGGAACTGGCGGCCACGGCGCACGCCCACGGCGCGCGCATCGTCCTGGACGCCGCACAGCTCGCACCGCACCACCCGGTCTCCGTACGGGACCTGGACGTCGACTGGGTCGCCTTCTCCGGGCACAAGCTGTACGCGCCGTTCGGCTCGGGCGTGCTCGCCGGGCGCGCGGACTGGCTGCAGGAGGCCGATCCGTACCTCGCGGGCGGCGGCGCCTCGCGGAAGGTCTCGCGCCGGACCGACGGGGGCGTGGACGTCGAGTGGCACACCACCGCCGCGCGCCACGAGGCGGGTTCGCCGAACGTCATCGGCGTCTACGCGATCGCCTCCGCCTGCAAGGCGCTCACCGAGGCCGGGTTCGACGCCCTCGTCGAACGCGAGCGGCACCTCGTCGCCCGCGTCACTGCGGGACTCGCCGAGGTGCCCGAGGTCAGGGTGCTGTCGCTGTTCGGCGACGACGATCCCGGCTCCGCCGGGGAGAGCTCCAGGGTCGGTGTCGTCTCCTTCGTCGTGGCGGGCTGGAACAGTTCCCACTTCGCCGCCGCGCTGTCCGCCGAGTACGGCATCGGCGTGCGCGACGGCCTGTTCTGCGCCCACCCGCTGGTGCGCACCCTGCTGGGCGGCGACCCGCAGGAGGTCGGCGAGTGCGGTGCCCCGGAGGCCGAAACGGGCGAGCGAAGCGCGGTGGCCGAGGGCCGGGAGAGGTCGCTGAACGCGATCCGGGTCAGCTTCGGGGCGGGTACGCCGGACGAGCACGTGGAGCGGTTCGTACGGGCGGTCAAGGAGCTGGTGCGCAACGGTGCGCAGTGGAACTACCGCACCGAGGACGGACGTTGCGTGCCTGCCGTGTGA
- the trpD gene encoding anthranilate phosphoribosyltransferase — protein MSAVTPAGGSTAAGLSWPEVLDSLLYGRDQSAEATAWAMDRILRGEATDAQIAGFAVALRAKGETVEEISGLVRTMYEHARTIEVPGDTVDIVGTGGDGAKTVNISTMSAIVVAGTGAKVVKHGNRAASSASGASDVLEKLGVNLELTPERVAAVAEEAGITFCFAVKFHPALRHVAAARKELGIRTTFNFLGPLTNPARVRAQATGVADARMAPIMAGVLAARGSSALVFRGDDGLDELTTTAGSRVWVVRNGAVREEAFDPGDVGIQRVPVEALRGADASYNADVARRLLAGETGPVRDAVLLNSAAALAALGKGEGALVEQLRAGMAQAAESIDSGAAKRALDRWVAASNA, from the coding sequence ATGAGCGCTGTGACCCCCGCAGGAGGTTCTACCGCGGCGGGCCTTTCCTGGCCCGAGGTGCTGGACTCCCTGCTGTACGGACGTGACCAGAGCGCGGAGGCGACCGCCTGGGCCATGGACCGGATCCTGCGGGGCGAGGCCACCGACGCGCAGATCGCGGGATTCGCCGTGGCGCTGCGGGCCAAGGGCGAGACCGTCGAGGAGATCTCCGGGCTCGTGCGGACGATGTACGAGCACGCCCGGACGATCGAGGTGCCCGGCGACACGGTCGACATCGTGGGCACGGGTGGCGACGGCGCCAAGACCGTCAACATCTCCACCATGTCCGCGATCGTGGTGGCCGGGACCGGTGCCAAGGTGGTCAAGCACGGCAACCGTGCCGCGTCGAGCGCGAGCGGTGCCTCGGACGTCCTGGAGAAGCTCGGCGTCAATCTGGAGCTGACGCCCGAGCGGGTCGCGGCCGTCGCCGAGGAGGCGGGGATCACCTTCTGCTTCGCGGTGAAGTTCCACCCGGCGCTGCGGCACGTGGCGGCGGCCCGCAAGGAACTCGGTATCCGTACGACGTTCAACTTCCTGGGTCCGCTGACCAACCCCGCGCGGGTGAGGGCCCAGGCCACGGGGGTCGCGGACGCCCGGATGGCCCCGATCATGGCCGGAGTGCTGGCCGCGCGCGGCTCCAGCGCGCTGGTCTTCCGCGGCGACGACGGCCTGGACGAGCTGACCACGACCGCGGGCTCCCGGGTGTGGGTGGTCCGGAACGGCGCCGTGCGCGAGGAGGCCTTCGACCCCGGGGACGTGGGCATCCAGCGGGTCCCGGTCGAGGCGCTGCGCGGCGCGGACGCCTCGTACAACGCGGACGTCGCCCGCCGGCTGCTCGCGGGGGAGACCGGCCCCGTGCGGGACGCGGTGCTGCTGAACTCGGCCGCGGCGCTGGCCGCGCTCGGGAAGGGCGAGGGGGCTCTCGTGGAGCAGCTCAGGGCCGGGATGGCGCAGGCCGCGGAGTCCATCGACTCGGGCGCGGCGAAGCGGGCGCTCGACCGCTGGGTGGCCGCGAGCAACGCGTGA
- the qcrB gene encoding cytochrome bc1 complex cytochrome b subunit: MSTATDKRKAPAGERVADWADGRLGIYSLAKANMRKIFPDHWSFMLGEVALYSFIIIILTGVYLTLFFHPSMNEVEYHGSYVPMQGVLMSEAYASTLEISFDVRGGLLIRQIHHWAALIFLAAMMVHMMRVFFTGAFRKPREINWLFGFLLFVLGMFTGFTGYSLPDDLLSGTGVRFMQGAILSVPVVGTYLSMFLFGGEFPGGDIVARFYSIHILLLPGIMLGLLVAHLILVFYHKHTQFAGPGRTNNNVVGMPLLPIYMAKAGGFFFLVFGVISVISAIATINPIWALGPYRPDQVSTGAQPDWYMGFSEGLIRVMPGWEINLWGHTLVLGVFIPLVIFPLVLATIAVYPFIESWVTGDKREHHILDRPRNAPTRTAFGVAWLTWYFVLLIGGGNDLWATHFHLSINSITWFVRIFFFAGPVLAFIITKRICMGLQRRDKDKVLHGRESGIIKRLPHGEFVEVHEPLTQEALHTLTAHQQYTPHEIGPTVDENGVERKVPRTERLRARLSKAYYGKDNQVAKPTVEEYTEITSGHGHH; encoded by the coding sequence ATGAGCACTGCAACTGACAAGAGGAAGGCTCCGGCCGGCGAGCGCGTCGCCGACTGGGCCGACGGCCGGCTGGGGATCTACTCCCTCGCCAAGGCCAACATGCGCAAGATCTTCCCGGACCACTGGTCCTTCATGCTGGGTGAGGTCGCGCTCTACAGCTTCATCATCATCATCCTCACGGGTGTGTACCTGACGCTGTTCTTCCACCCGTCGATGAACGAGGTGGAGTACCACGGCTCGTACGTCCCGATGCAGGGCGTGCTGATGTCGGAGGCGTACGCCTCGACCCTGGAGATCAGCTTCGACGTCCGCGGCGGTCTGCTCATCCGGCAGATCCACCACTGGGCGGCGCTGATCTTCCTCGCGGCCATGATGGTCCACATGATGCGCGTCTTCTTCACGGGCGCGTTCCGCAAGCCGCGCGAGATCAACTGGCTGTTCGGCTTCCTGCTGTTCGTCCTGGGCATGTTCACCGGCTTCACCGGCTACTCGCTCCCGGACGACCTGCTCTCCGGCACCGGTGTCCGCTTCATGCAGGGCGCGATCCTGTCCGTCCCGGTCGTCGGCACGTACCTGTCGATGTTCCTGTTCGGCGGCGAGTTCCCCGGCGGCGACATCGTGGCCCGGTTCTACTCGATCCACATCCTGCTGCTGCCGGGCATCATGCTCGGGCTGCTGGTGGCGCACCTGATCCTGGTCTTCTACCACAAGCACACGCAGTTCGCGGGTCCCGGCCGGACGAACAACAACGTGGTCGGCATGCCCCTGCTGCCGATCTACATGGCCAAGGCCGGCGGCTTCTTCTTCCTGGTCTTCGGTGTCATCTCGGTCATCTCGGCGATCGCCACGATCAACCCGATCTGGGCGCTCGGCCCGTACCGGCCGGACCAGGTGTCCACGGGCGCCCAGCCCGACTGGTACATGGGCTTCTCCGAGGGTCTGATCCGTGTGATGCCCGGCTGGGAGATCAACCTCTGGGGCCACACCCTGGTCCTGGGCGTCTTCATCCCGCTGGTGATCTTCCCGCTGGTGCTGGCGACCATCGCGGTCTACCCGTTCATCGAGTCCTGGGTCACCGGGGACAAGCGCGAGCACCACATCCTGGACCGCCCGCGCAACGCCCCGACCCGTACGGCGTTCGGTGTGGCCTGGCTGACCTGGTACTTCGTGCTCCTGATCGGTGGTGGAAACGACCTCTGGGCGACCCACTTCCACCTGTCGATCAACTCGATCACCTGGTTCGTCCGGATCTTCTTCTTCGCCGGACCGGTCCTGGCCTTCATCATCACCAAGCGGATCTGCATGGGTCTGCAGCGGCGCGACAAGGACAAGGTGCTGCACGGGCGCGAGTCCGGCATCATCAAGCGCCTGCCGCACGGTGAGTTCGTCGAGGTCCACGAGCCGCTGACGCAGGAGGCCCTGCACACGCTCACCGCCCACCAGCAGTACACGCCGCACGAGATCGGCCCGACGGTCGACGAGAACGGTGTGGAGCGGAAGGTGCCGCGCACCGAGAGGCTCCGGGCGCGGCTCAGCAAGGCCTACTACGGCAAGGACAACCAGGTCGCGAAGCCGACCGTCGAGGAGTACACGGAGATCACGAGCGGCCACGGCCACCACTGA
- a CDS encoding Lrp/AsnC family transcriptional regulator — translation MITAIVLIKTSVDRIPEIAESIAALDSVSEVFSVTGTYDLIAMVRVAKHDDLADVIPGRISKIPGVEATDTHVAFRTYSQHDLEAAFAIGLDA, via the coding sequence GTGATCACCGCGATCGTGCTCATCAAGACCAGCGTGGACCGCATCCCCGAGATCGCCGAATCGATCGCCGCGCTGGACAGCGTCAGCGAGGTCTTCTCGGTCACCGGCACGTACGACCTGATCGCGATGGTCCGGGTCGCGAAGCACGACGACCTGGCCGACGTGATCCCGGGCCGGATCAGCAAGATCCCCGGTGTCGAGGCGACCGACACCCATGTCGCGTTCCGCACGTACTCCCAGCACGACCTGGAGGCCGCGTTCGCGATCGGGCTCGACGCCTGA